A region of Moorena producens PAL-8-15-08-1 DNA encodes the following proteins:
- a CDS encoding cytochrome c biogenesis protein ResB, producing the protein MLEHTLKFIGSIKLAVPLLSMIVAILIGATFYESQVGSTTVQQEIYKSPWFGALMFLLALNLAVSALYRYPWRGARKIGFALTHLGIIVIIAGSAAVIHLGVEGMLPLRTDMASSNQIRVEGELLEVMTPSSELQQADVLIKPDGSVIPKQIGKLSLLDYSDNTIKTVSFTEGATADNLAVDNPAVRLRLKSDRMGQTLERYLAVAPVAYSKVGIGPAELEIIQVDTVATGKGKSLLSPPQEQNLSPWGSIEVTSKERENTDTEIIDIKQALSSQAPDSSVKVVDFWPDFRLDSNNQPTTASQQLRNPAVQLEVSTPEGLERWFVFGKENFPPIRSVVSGEPLEGIEISYNIQPQQSQDYFRVIVTQSGQLFYAAHSSKGFKSGTLEVGKAVSPGWADFQITLDEYIPHGKINRQVIPVFDPTVKGVPALLVSTETGTQTWLPWGEPTTINEPTGEIFAAFSPKLLQLPFAIALEDFIVERNEGSDSVAMWTSKIRLEDRDHNVISHRNVWMNHPTWYQGWKIAQASWNPGDLKQSTLQIKREPAWVTALTWTGSGLVISGITIMFYGRGVAKKLRRQPQEVESCRLQVEG; encoded by the coding sequence ATGCTTGAGCATACCTTAAAATTTATTGGCTCGATTAAACTAGCTGTCCCTTTACTTAGTATGATTGTCGCTATCTTAATTGGGGCGACGTTTTACGAATCTCAGGTAGGGTCAACTACCGTGCAACAAGAGATTTACAAAAGTCCGTGGTTTGGGGCCTTAATGTTCCTACTAGCCCTCAACTTAGCGGTCTCAGCTCTGTATCGCTATCCCTGGCGAGGTGCGCGTAAAATCGGCTTTGCTCTGACCCATCTTGGTATCATCGTAATTATCGCTGGTTCAGCGGCTGTAATCCACTTAGGTGTAGAGGGCATGTTACCTTTGCGCACCGATATGGCTTCGAGCAATCAGATTCGGGTTGAAGGGGAATTGTTGGAAGTGATGACACCATCATCAGAGTTGCAGCAGGCTGATGTATTGATCAAGCCAGATGGTTCAGTGATCCCCAAGCAAATTGGTAAACTGTCCTTGCTAGACTACAGCGACAACACCATCAAAACAGTCAGTTTTACCGAAGGGGCAACGGCAGATAATCTAGCAGTAGATAATCCAGCTGTGCGATTACGCTTGAAAAGCGATCGCATGGGGCAAACCCTAGAGCGCTATTTAGCTGTAGCCCCAGTAGCCTATAGCAAAGTAGGGATTGGGCCAGCTGAATTAGAAATCATTCAGGTAGATACGGTAGCGACAGGAAAAGGCAAATCTCTGCTATCCCCCCCTCAAGAACAAAACCTGAGTCCTTGGGGAAGCATCGAGGTAACCTCAAAAGAAAGGGAAAATACAGATACAGAGATTATCGATATAAAACAAGCTCTGTCATCCCAAGCCCCAGACTCCTCAGTCAAAGTCGTCGATTTTTGGCCGGATTTCCGACTAGACAGCAACAACCAACCTACCACGGCCTCCCAACAACTGAGAAATCCCGCAGTACAGTTGGAGGTATCCACACCAGAAGGGCTTGAACGCTGGTTTGTGTTTGGAAAGGAAAACTTTCCCCCAATTCGTTCAGTTGTATCAGGAGAACCCCTAGAAGGAATTGAGATTAGCTATAACATTCAACCCCAGCAATCACAGGATTATTTCCGGGTGATCGTGACTCAATCAGGTCAGCTATTCTATGCTGCCCATTCCTCGAAAGGATTTAAATCTGGGACTTTAGAGGTTGGAAAAGCTGTAAGTCCCGGTTGGGCAGACTTCCAAATTACCCTAGACGAGTATATTCCCCATGGCAAAATTAATCGTCAGGTCATACCTGTATTTGACCCAACCGTTAAGGGAGTACCAGCTTTATTAGTCAGCACCGAAACCGGAACCCAAACCTGGTTACCCTGGGGCGAACCGACTACCATTAACGAACCAACAGGAGAAATATTTGCTGCGTTTAGTCCCAAACTCTTGCAACTGCCGTTTGCGATCGCATTAGAAGACTTCATCGTAGAACGCAATGAAGGCAGTGATTCCGTTGCCATGTGGACTAGCAAAATCCGGCTCGAAGACCGGGATCACAATGTCATCTCCCACCGCAACGTTTGGATGAACCATCCCACCTGGTATCAAGGCTGGAAAATAGCCCAAGCTTCCTGGAATCCCGGTGACTTAAAACAATCAACCCTACAAATCAAGCGAGAACCAGCCTGGGTAACTGCCTTAACCTGGACAGGCTCCGGTCTAGTAATCAGTGGCATCACCATCATGTTCTATGGTCGAGGGGTAGCCAAAAAACTGCGCCGCCAGCCACAGGAGGTTGAAAGTTGTAGGTTGCAGGTTGAGGGTTGA
- a CDS encoding pentapeptide repeat-containing protein: MLLYTSPSSQLTTTNPEEVLKRYARGERDFRGINLTDEMLSWVDLEGVNLSGAQLYVSILEGVNLTEANLTRANLSWIDLTAATLIKANLTETNLHKADLRGADLSGANLQGSDLSGANLQGADLSGANLSGADLTSAVMSRSFDIGILKLAAF, translated from the coding sequence ATGCTGTTGTACACTAGTCCATCTAGCCAACTTACCACAACCAATCCTGAGGAAGTACTGAAGCGATATGCTAGGGGAGAACGGGATTTTCGGGGGATCAATCTGACTGATGAAATGTTGAGTTGGGTAGATCTTGAGGGGGTAAATCTTAGTGGTGCTCAGCTTTATGTATCTATCTTAGAAGGGGTTAACCTTACCGAAGCGAACCTTACTAGAGCTAACCTCAGTTGGATAGACTTAACTGCAGCTACTTTAATCAAGGCAAATTTGACTGAAACTAACTTACACAAAGCAGACTTGCGTGGAGCGGATTTGAGTGGTGCTAACCTTCAGGGCTCAGATTTAAGTGGTGCTAACCTTCAGGGAGCGGATTTGAGTGGTGCTAACCTTAGTGGTGCAGACTTAACTAGTGCAGTAATGTCTCGTAGTTTTGATATCGGTATCTTAAAGTTGGCAGCTTTCTAG
- a CDS encoding thioredoxin domain-containing protein produces the protein MAKQSVPYDVALSNNKPTVIEFYADWCTTCQSMAPILNKVHQQYGKTVNWVMLNIDDPQWAKPIEKYRVTGVPQFTFLDSNQQETEILVGKIPETIITKVLQELLS, from the coding sequence ATGGCAAAGCAATCCGTCCCTTATGACGTTGCTCTGAGCAATAATAAGCCAACTGTAATAGAATTTTACGCTGACTGGTGTACCACTTGTCAATCCATGGCTCCCATACTAAATAAAGTACACCAACAGTATGGAAAAACTGTCAATTGGGTGATGCTAAATATAGATGACCCCCAGTGGGCTAAACCGATTGAAAAATACCGAGTGACTGGTGTGCCTCAATTCACATTTCTAGACAGTAATCAACAAGAGACAGAAATCCTAGTTGGCAAAATCCCTGAAACAATTATCACTAAAGTGCTGCAAGAGCTATTATCCTGA
- a CDS encoding Tll0287-like domain-containing protein, producing the protein MAINTLLHRMKTKAVGLVALALAICVTVVACGGGSSQQAGGVAPELVVDYIHTVLLADRTAYTKHVINRLTKLEGKEKPKGVVDAEATEGWQQTGGIPLPAQMFRLGAEIASENGQFTYGLISPWNINDNQAPKSEFEKKAMAEVVETGEPYMDYQEIAGTTYYSAVYPDKAVAEACVSCHNTHPVHKERYPDKVFEMGEVMGGIIINLPLKGT; encoded by the coding sequence ATGGCAATCAATACATTGCTACATCGCATGAAAACCAAAGCTGTAGGCTTAGTTGCTTTAGCTTTAGCGATTTGCGTCACTGTTGTAGCTTGTGGCGGTGGTTCAAGCCAGCAAGCTGGAGGTGTTGCTCCAGAATTAGTTGTGGATTATATCCATACCGTGCTGTTAGCAGACCGCACCGCCTACACCAAGCACGTCATTAACCGCTTGACGAAATTAGAAGGCAAAGAGAAGCCAAAGGGAGTAGTTGATGCGGAAGCCACTGAAGGTTGGCAACAAACTGGTGGTATTCCCCTACCAGCTCAGATGTTCCGTCTAGGAGCAGAGATTGCTTCTGAGAACGGACAGTTTACTTACGGCTTAATTTCCCCTTGGAACATCAACGATAACCAAGCGCCAAAATCTGAATTTGAAAAGAAAGCGATGGCAGAAGTGGTTGAAACTGGTGAGCCTTACATGGACTATCAAGAAATTGCTGGTACAACCTATTATTCTGCAGTCTACCCTGATAAAGCTGTGGCTGAAGCCTGTGTCTCTTGCCACAACACCCATCCTGTCCACAAAGAGCGCTATCCCGACAAAGTCTTTGAGATGGGCGAAGTCATGGGTGGCATCATCATTAATCTGCCTCTAAAAGGCACCTAA
- a CDS encoding cytochrome c3 family protein: protein MKKLIVILLVLIGLVFVTSIRGNANTVIDVATNGGVPKDPGASLSQAELVEINQLWEGSAHALADVNCSSCHQDSETKELVVKPTQESCQSCHEVAVETFLYGKHGIRISEGLSPLTPAMAHLPMKESAIDKQMNCNTCHNVHSVDTWQASVDSCLTCHNDSHSLNYQNSKHAQLFADQGTLPRPNGESVTCATCHLPRQQLENTENTIVVNHNNTFTLKPRDRMVKEVCMNCHSVEYSYNSIFDDELVEENFAEPPTLKLETFDLVREFEKKRSSNAEE, encoded by the coding sequence ATGAAAAAACTGATTGTGATTCTACTCGTCCTAATTGGGTTGGTATTCGTCACCAGTATCCGAGGTAACGCAAACACCGTTATTGATGTAGCCACTAATGGGGGTGTGCCCAAAGACCCCGGTGCATCGCTTTCCCAAGCGGAATTAGTTGAGATTAATCAGTTGTGGGAAGGCAGTGCTCATGCCTTAGCAGACGTCAACTGCTCTAGCTGTCACCAAGACTCTGAAACTAAAGAATTAGTGGTTAAACCAACTCAGGAAAGTTGTCAAAGTTGCCATGAGGTAGCAGTTGAGACGTTTTTGTATGGTAAGCATGGCATTCGGATCTCAGAAGGACTATCTCCCTTGACACCAGCAATGGCTCATTTGCCGATGAAAGAGTCAGCGATAGACAAGCAAATGAACTGCAACACCTGTCACAATGTCCATTCTGTAGATACCTGGCAAGCCTCTGTAGATTCCTGCTTGACCTGTCATAATGACAGCCACTCCCTTAACTATCAAAACTCAAAGCATGCCCAACTATTTGCTGACCAAGGCACCTTACCCAGACCTAATGGTGAATCGGTAACCTGTGCTACCTGTCATTTACCTCGTCAGCAGCTGGAAAACACAGAAAACACCATTGTCGTTAATCACAACAATACGTTTACTCTTAAACCACGCGATCGCATGGTTAAGGAAGTTTGTATGAACTGCCACAGCGTCGAGTATAGCTATAACAGCATCTTCGACGATGAGCTAGTGGAGGAAAACTTTGCTGAACCTCCTACCCTAAAGCTAGAAACCTTTGATCTAGTTCGTGAATTTGAGAAGAAACGGTCGAGTAACGCTGAAGAGTAG
- a CDS encoding cytochrome c3 family protein, translating to MPSNLGKFFKPTILQSKVVIIGVMVILLTWLTAAFALDHRSVFLPGTTSEGHVLFEVSCNSCHEGFKPVTNETCMRCHEAEMAADTHGTKKFRDPRWAELLTKIDVLTCTACHNEHVHMFGRGVHLKPDLCMACHEGIITGDLASHTGFTRDGCWTAGCHNFHDHRSISTGFLRQNLDQLPMLPEPVLLERTVTAELEEPPTPDLGEEFLGSES from the coding sequence ATGCCAAGCAATCTAGGTAAGTTTTTTAAGCCCACTATTCTCCAATCCAAAGTAGTCATCATCGGTGTGATGGTGATCCTACTAACGTGGTTAACCGCTGCCTTCGCATTAGATCACCGCAGTGTGTTCCTTCCTGGCACTACCTCGGAGGGGCATGTTTTGTTTGAGGTGTCCTGTAACTCCTGTCATGAGGGGTTTAAACCGGTCACCAACGAAACCTGTATGCGCTGTCACGAAGCCGAAATGGCAGCAGATACTCACGGAACTAAAAAGTTCCGTGACCCCCGTTGGGCTGAACTCTTAACCAAGATAGATGTACTGACCTGTACTGCTTGTCATAACGAACACGTCCATATGTTTGGGCGAGGAGTTCACCTCAAGCCAGACCTATGTATGGCTTGCCATGAAGGCATCATCACCGGTGACTTAGCCAGTCATACAGGATTTACTCGGGATGGTTGCTGGACCGCAGGCTGTCATAATTTCCACGACCACCGCTCCATCTCCACAGGATTCCTGCGTCAGAATCTTGATCAGTTGCCGATGTTGCCAGAACCTGTACTGTTGGAGCGGACAGTTACTGCGGAATTAGAAGAACCGCCTACTCCCGATTTAGGTGAAGAATTCCTGGGGAGCGAGTCATGA
- a CDS encoding globin family protein — MSLQVELLEQSFDQVKPRATEFVASFYENLFTDYPAAQPLFDTTDMGAQQKKLLASLVLVVENLRKPDTLGAALKGLGARHVKYGALPEHYPLVGNSLLKTFEQYLGADWTPEVKQAWVDAYGAITSIMLDGADYSSEEVELDAPKPESTKPSPQQYEVPETNINWPLIGGVFGAGGIVTLILAMLL; from the coding sequence ATGTCTTTACAAGTCGAACTATTAGAACAAAGCTTTGATCAGGTTAAGCCTCGCGCTACAGAATTTGTAGCTAGCTTTTACGAAAATCTATTCACCGATTATCCAGCCGCCCAGCCTCTGTTCGATACCACAGACATGGGTGCCCAACAGAAAAAACTGCTGGCTTCCTTGGTACTGGTAGTAGAAAATCTACGCAAACCAGATACCCTCGGTGCAGCCCTCAAAGGACTAGGAGCCAGACATGTTAAGTATGGAGCGCTGCCAGAACATTATCCATTAGTGGGCAATAGCCTCCTAAAAACCTTTGAGCAATACTTGGGCGCGGATTGGACACCAGAAGTCAAGCAAGCCTGGGTAGATGCCTACGGAGCCATTACCAGCATCATGTTGGATGGTGCAGATTATTCCTCTGAAGAAGTGGAGTTAGATGCCCCAAAACCAGAGTCCACAAAACCCAGCCCCCAACAGTATGAGGTGCCGGAAACAAACATTAACTGGCCATTAATCGGTGGAGTGTTTGGCGCTGGTGGAATTGTTACCCTGATCCTGGCCATGCTGTTGTAA
- a CDS encoding HEAT repeat domain-containing protein, translated as MLNILKQASLAGQQENFSLLTQHLQQLSLGKNGQTQHRLNDEEFNLALSLGLQVLKSGDFHEKWDLVKVLPKLGKAVIAPVISILEDEALDLEVRWFAGRILGQFDDPAVVMVLVKFLKDGEDEELAYMASEALANIGTSAVAALSRFPESPEARLLAVQALAHIHRPEVIEPLLSVVNDPSWEIRATAIETLSNFRSPSITPVLLNALSDNVAAVRKEAVIGLGLLRTLLPDLDLVKRIKPLLYDLNLEVCHQAAIALGRLATLDAHQALVKALQSPPTPISLQIEIVRAFSWEFTTNSLQQLQAVLRSAPTPVCREIISVLGMVESDYLKPKAAEILIDFCQSGQVATEDQQIKQTLAMSLGQLAQFESIPLLKDLVADSDHSVSLHAIAALKKFPL; from the coding sequence ATGCTGAACATTTTAAAACAAGCCAGTCTTGCTGGACAGCAGGAAAATTTTTCATTACTAACTCAACATCTTCAGCAGTTGTCCTTAGGGAAAAATGGTCAGACACAGCACCGGTTAAATGATGAAGAATTTAACCTAGCCTTGAGTCTGGGATTACAGGTGCTAAAGAGTGGGGATTTTCACGAAAAATGGGATTTAGTAAAGGTGCTACCAAAACTGGGGAAAGCTGTTATTGCTCCGGTGATCAGCATCCTAGAAGATGAAGCACTAGATTTGGAAGTCCGTTGGTTTGCTGGTCGGATCTTAGGTCAGTTTGATGACCCGGCAGTGGTGATGGTGCTAGTCAAATTCCTGAAGGATGGTGAGGATGAAGAGTTAGCCTATATGGCTTCTGAAGCACTGGCAAACATTGGCACTTCAGCAGTGGCGGCTTTAAGCCGTTTTCCAGAATCCCCAGAGGCCAGATTATTGGCAGTGCAAGCCCTGGCTCATATTCATCGTCCGGAAGTTATTGAGCCATTGCTGAGTGTGGTTAATGACCCCAGCTGGGAAATACGGGCTACTGCTATTGAAACCCTCAGTAATTTTCGCTCACCTTCAATTACTCCAGTGCTCCTGAACGCCTTAAGCGATAACGTGGCAGCGGTGAGGAAAGAAGCGGTGATTGGTCTAGGGTTACTACGCACTCTGTTGCCAGATTTAGATCTAGTCAAGCGGATTAAACCATTGCTTTATGACCTGAATTTGGAGGTTTGCCACCAAGCTGCGATCGCACTCGGACGTTTAGCTACCTTGGACGCCCATCAAGCGTTAGTTAAGGCACTCCAGTCACCACCTACACCAATCAGTTTACAAATCGAGATTGTCCGTGCTTTCAGTTGGGAGTTTACTACCAATTCCCTACAACAGTTGCAAGCAGTGCTGAGGTCGGCACCCACACCAGTCTGTCGGGAAATCATTAGCGTCCTGGGGATGGTAGAGTCAGACTATTTGAAACCCAAAGCCGCTGAGATTTTGATCGACTTTTGTCAATCAGGGCAAGTGGCTACCGAAGATCAGCAAATCAAACAAACTCTAGCTATGTCCCTAGGACAATTAGCTCAATTTGAATCAATACCATTACTGAAAGACTTGGTCGCAGACTCAGATCACTCCGTGAGCTTGCATGCGATCGCAGCCCTCAAAAAATTCCCATTGTAA
- a CDS encoding PAS domain-containing protein — translation MNINDDPVFKALLSSLDTNPGFDFTKHEIPAQKCLKLESLDTKQSYAPPDLLYAALEELSTGFEELSEKYEALQAAYAVLESRQQHYHNLFELAPEGYLVTNGQGIIQEANYAAASLLNVQQYYLVGKPLMSFISDAESNRFQHQLHELQELQKLKDWQVVLCPRQGKPVAVDMSVSVCCDSQGNVVSIQWLILHVTGFYNC, via the coding sequence GTGAATATAAACGACGATCCCGTATTCAAAGCACTTCTGAGTTCACTGGACACAAATCCAGGCTTTGACTTTACCAAGCACGAGATTCCAGCTCAAAAGTGCCTCAAACTTGAATCACTAGATACTAAGCAATCCTATGCACCGCCGGATCTGCTCTATGCTGCTCTAGAGGAACTCTCTACGGGTTTTGAGGAACTCAGCGAGAAGTATGAGGCTTTGCAAGCGGCTTATGCTGTCTTAGAATCACGGCAACAACATTACCATAATTTGTTTGAATTGGCTCCCGAGGGTTACCTGGTAACCAATGGTCAAGGAATTATCCAAGAAGCAAACTATGCAGCTGCTAGTCTACTCAACGTACAGCAGTATTATCTGGTGGGTAAACCGCTGATGAGCTTTATCAGTGACGCTGAGTCTAATCGCTTCCAGCACCAACTCCACGAGCTCCAGGAATTGCAAAAGCTCAAGGACTGGCAAGTGGTGTTGTGTCCACGGCAAGGTAAACCTGTAGCGGTTGATATGTCTGTGTCTGTCTGTTGTGACTCTCAAGGCAATGTGGTTAGTATCCAGTGGCTGATACTCCATGTCACTGGGTTCTACAACTGCTAA
- a CDS encoding PIN domain-containing protein: MIGIDTNILVRYLTRDDEHQWQQASDLIQNNQPCFVANIVLCELVWVLRGANYRFRKDEIINTLEAMLHSAAFKFENRSTVYQALQRYKKGKADFSDYLIGATSRQAGCIETASFDGKLKGERGFRWLK; the protein is encoded by the coding sequence ATGATTGGGATTGACACCAATATTCTTGTTCGGTATCTCACCCGCGACGATGAGCATCAATGGCAACAAGCCTCTGATCTGATTCAAAATAACCAACCCTGCTTTGTTGCCAACATCGTTTTGTGCGAACTGGTTTGGGTGCTCAGAGGTGCAAACTACCGTTTTCGTAAAGACGAAATCATCAACACCCTAGAAGCCATGCTACATAGTGCCGCCTTCAAATTTGAAAATCGCTCAACCGTCTATCAAGCTCTACAGCGATACAAAAAAGGTAAAGCAGACTTTTCTGACTATTTGATTGGGGCAACATCTCGTCAAGCTGGTTGTATAGAAACAGCAAGCTTTGATGGCAAGCTGAAGGGTGAAAGGGGGTTCCGTTGGTTGAAGTAG
- a CDS encoding AbrB/MazE/SpoVT family DNA-binding domain-containing protein: protein MFSTTVTDTGQITLPEEIREHLNLVSGSRVEFVIDEEGQVKMFPLNVPVETLSGILHRQGKPPASLEDMESAISEGANDWD, encoded by the coding sequence ATGTTCAGCACCACAGTCACCGATACCGGGCAAATCACTCTCCCCGAAGAAATTCGGGAGCATCTTAACCTTGTCAGCGGTAGTAGGGTTGAGTTCGTTATTGACGAAGAGGGTCAAGTAAAAATGTTTCCTCTCAATGTTCCAGTGGAAACCTTATCAGGGATCCTGCATCGACAAGGTAAACCACCAGCCAGCCTCGAAGACATGGAAAGCGCCATCTCTGAGGGAGCCAATGATTGGGATTGA
- a CDS encoding CHAT domain-containing protein produces the protein MAALYDGEQYLVEKYTIAVTPALQILEPQPRKQRPLRALIAGLSEMNRVSKAHQNYSNLPFVEVEVKKISSMIPSSVLLDESFTSTALENALNSSYFPILHLATNGEFSSQDTFILAWDKKITAKEFDELLGSREQEKFDPIELLVLSSCEGAQGNNQTPFGLAGLALRSRVRSIIGPLVFVDDQATAVVMVQFYQEFTQRNVTKAEALRRAQLSVLKDPNYDHPYYWAPFVIIGDWR, from the coding sequence ATGGCAGCTCTCTACGACGGTGAGCAGTATTTAGTAGAAAAATATACCATTGCTGTCACTCCCGCTTTACAGATACTAGAGCCCCAGCCTCGGAAACAAAGACCTTTAAGAGCTTTGATTGCTGGACTTTCTGAGATGAATCGAGTTTCTAAAGCACACCAAAACTATTCAAATTTACCCTTTGTTGAGGTGGAGGTAAAAAAAATTAGCTCAATGATACCGAGTTCAGTCCTACTCGATGAGAGCTTCACTAGTACAGCCCTGGAAAACGCACTTAACTCCTCTTACTTCCCTATACTTCACTTGGCAACCAATGGAGAGTTTTCTTCACAAGATACATTTATATTGGCTTGGGACAAAAAAATTACAGCCAAGGAATTTGATGAGTTACTGGGTTCAAGAGAACAGGAAAAATTCGACCCGATTGAATTACTTGTTCTCAGTAGTTGTGAAGGTGCTCAAGGGAATAATCAAACACCTTTTGGATTAGCGGGATTAGCCCTAAGGTCTAGAGTACGCAGTATCATCGGCCCTCTGGTGTTTGTTGACGACCAAGCCACTGCTGTGGTTATGGTTCAGTTTTACCAAGAATTCACTCAACGGAACGTTACCAAAGCTGAAGCCCTGCGCCGTGCTCAGTTAAGTGTTTTGAAAGACCCTAACTACGATCATCCCTATTACTGGGCACCCTTTGTTATAATCGGTGACTGGCGGTAA